Proteins from a single region of Sandaracinaceae bacterium:
- a CDS encoding HAD-IIIC family phosphatase translates to MSDTDLRAQAEEAVREGRLGEARVAFAELLAAKPSAATAAVILRQREFLAPVGSPARLEAEDGEDPRPEDSEERVGAANASRTSRPLRAAFLRSFTVEPVVPLLEAYAACHGLALETWVGDFNAYVQELLDPASSLYAFAPDVVFLTVLADDLVPALTREFASQTEDTIAAAADEALATFGTCVRALRTHSVAPLVVQNLEAPSSPAHGLWDAQAACSQREALQHLNQRLRQLCREVPGAYTLDYDALVAQHGAATWRDQQRWAAARMPLSRQALLPLAKAYARFALAVAGHTKKVLILDLDDTLWGGILGEVGVEGLQVGDDPRGAPYRELQRAALELRDRGVLLAISSKNDRDDALNAMRTLPGMLLREEHFAAMRIGWQDKAQSCREIAAELNVGVDSLVFLDDNPAERARVRHELPEVHVPELTDPAGYAARLRDVPLFERLTLTEEDRQRARFYAQRREASALAEGAADLPSYYRSLAMHAHFAGVSRLTLPRVAQLTQKTNQFNLTTRRYTEADITRLAGDGGVYTMSVTDRFGDQGLVGVAITRPVTKGWELDSFLMSCRVIGRTLETAFLAFVADRARASGCEVLRGTVLPTAKNAPARDVYARHGFTPVEADGADQGALCYDLDLTQPGPEAPPWVQCHVAEDTP, encoded by the coding sequence ATGAGCGATACGGACCTCCGCGCGCAGGCGGAGGAGGCGGTGCGGGAAGGGCGCTTGGGGGAGGCCCGCGTCGCCTTCGCCGAGCTCCTCGCTGCGAAACCCAGCGCCGCCACGGCCGCGGTGATCCTGCGGCAGCGGGAGTTCCTCGCGCCCGTCGGGTCCCCCGCGCGCCTGGAGGCCGAGGACGGGGAGGACCCACGCCCGGAAGACTCGGAGGAGCGTGTCGGTGCTGCGAACGCGAGTCGTACGTCCCGCCCGCTGCGTGCCGCCTTCTTGCGCTCGTTCACCGTGGAGCCCGTCGTGCCGCTCCTCGAGGCCTATGCGGCGTGCCACGGCCTCGCGCTCGAGACCTGGGTGGGCGACTTCAACGCCTACGTCCAGGAGCTGCTGGACCCCGCGAGCAGCCTGTACGCGTTCGCGCCCGACGTGGTCTTCCTGACCGTGCTCGCCGACGACCTCGTGCCCGCCCTCACGCGTGAGTTCGCGAGCCAGACGGAAGACACCATCGCGGCGGCAGCGGACGAAGCGCTCGCCACCTTCGGCACCTGTGTCCGCGCCCTCCGCACCCACAGCGTAGCGCCGCTCGTGGTGCAGAACCTCGAGGCGCCATCCTCGCCCGCTCACGGCCTGTGGGATGCCCAAGCCGCCTGCAGTCAGCGCGAGGCCTTGCAGCACCTCAACCAGCGCCTCCGACAGCTGTGCCGCGAAGTCCCCGGGGCCTACACCCTCGACTACGACGCGCTCGTGGCCCAGCACGGCGCGGCCACCTGGCGCGACCAGCAGCGCTGGGCCGCGGCCCGCATGCCCTTGTCCCGGCAAGCGCTCCTGCCGTTGGCCAAGGCCTACGCGCGCTTCGCGCTGGCCGTCGCGGGGCACACCAAGAAGGTGCTCATCCTTGATCTGGACGACACCCTCTGGGGCGGCATCCTCGGCGAAGTTGGCGTCGAAGGGCTGCAGGTGGGCGACGACCCCCGCGGCGCCCCCTACCGTGAGCTGCAGCGGGCCGCGCTCGAGCTGCGGGACCGCGGCGTGCTGCTCGCCATCAGCAGCAAGAACGACCGCGACGACGCGCTGAACGCCATGCGCACGCTGCCTGGGATGCTGCTGCGCGAGGAACACTTCGCAGCCATGCGCATCGGCTGGCAGGACAAGGCCCAGAGCTGCCGGGAGATCGCGGCCGAGCTGAACGTGGGCGTGGACTCCCTGGTCTTTCTGGACGACAACCCCGCCGAGCGCGCCCGCGTGCGCCACGAGCTGCCCGAGGTGCACGTGCCCGAGCTCACCGACCCCGCGGGCTACGCGGCGCGCCTACGCGACGTGCCGCTCTTCGAGCGCCTCACCCTCACCGAGGAGGACCGGCAGCGCGCGCGCTTCTACGCCCAACGCCGCGAGGCGAGCGCGCTGGCCGAGGGCGCCGCGGACCTGCCGTCCTACTACCGCTCGCTCGCCATGCACGCGCACTTCGCGGGCGTGTCCCGCCTGACCCTCCCGCGCGTGGCCCAGCTCACGCAGAAGACCAACCAGTTCAACCTGACCACGCGGCGCTACACCGAGGCGGACATCACGCGCCTGGCGGGGGATGGAGGCGTCTACACCATGAGCGTGACCGACCGCTTCGGGGACCAGGGCCTCGTGGGGGTGGCCATCACGCGGCCCGTCACGAAGGGCTGGGAGCTGGACTCCTTCCTCATGAGCTGCCGCGTCATCGGCCGCACGCTCGAGACCGCCTTCCTCGCGTTCGTCGCCGACCGGGCCCGGGCTTCCGGCTGCGAGGTTCTCCGCGGCACGGTGCTGCCCACCGCCAAGAACGCTCCCGCCCGCGACGTGTACGCCCGCCATGGGTTCACGCCGGTCGAGGCGGACGGGGCCGACCAGGGCGCCCTGTGCTACGACCTCGACCTGACCCAGCCCGGGCCCGAGGCGCCGCCCTGGGTCCAGTGTCACGTCGCCGAGGACACCCCGTGA
- a CDS encoding serine/threonine protein kinase: protein MSRKCPSCATVFEDDTFFCGHDGTITLQVQPADDVDPRVGTQLGDYIVVARVADGGMGRVYEGRHPQTRQRMAIKVLHPEIAADNVAVERFKREFETANEFKHPHIVAVHEFGSTPEGSYFMTMEYLYGEELSAAIRRSGPQPIPRVVQTLCQAALALDYAHSFGVIHRDLKPDNLFLCQREQGDDVRVLDFGSVKLQMETGPKLTAFGTTLGSPYYMSPEQAMGKLDVDQRTDVFAVTAILHEMVTGTVAFSGDNVAAILMNIIKGDPTPASSLNPDIPQALDAVIEQGVAKEKGQRFASVSALAEAALRAFGLSGSAEEWAGKSVAEIEAAVSSATPPAAPAFGAMPGMDAIPSAMSSLPPDRPSATDALPSSPMLKWVAVGAAVFVLLGLAGGLWAFLS from the coding sequence GTGAGTCGAAAGTGCCCAAGCTGTGCGACGGTCTTCGAAGACGACACGTTCTTCTGCGGCCACGACGGGACCATCACCCTCCAGGTCCAGCCCGCCGATGACGTGGACCCACGTGTCGGGACGCAGCTGGGCGACTACATCGTCGTGGCGCGCGTCGCCGACGGCGGAATGGGTCGCGTCTACGAGGGCCGGCACCCTCAGACACGGCAGCGCATGGCCATCAAGGTCCTGCACCCCGAGATCGCCGCCGACAACGTCGCAGTCGAGCGCTTCAAGCGCGAATTCGAGACCGCGAACGAGTTCAAGCATCCGCACATCGTCGCCGTGCACGAGTTCGGCAGCACCCCCGAGGGCTCGTACTTCATGACGATGGAGTACCTCTACGGGGAGGAGCTCAGCGCGGCCATCCGGCGCAGCGGCCCGCAGCCGATCCCGCGCGTCGTCCAGACGCTCTGCCAGGCTGCGCTCGCGCTCGACTACGCGCACTCGTTCGGCGTCATCCACCGCGACCTAAAGCCCGACAACCTCTTCCTGTGTCAGCGCGAGCAGGGCGACGACGTCCGTGTCTTGGACTTCGGGTCGGTGAAGCTCCAGATGGAGACCGGGCCCAAGCTGACGGCGTTCGGGACCACGCTCGGGTCGCCGTACTACATGTCACCCGAGCAAGCGATGGGAAAGCTCGACGTCGACCAGCGGACGGATGTCTTCGCGGTCACGGCCATCCTGCACGAGATGGTGACCGGGACCGTGGCGTTCAGCGGGGACAACGTCGCGGCCATCTTGATGAACATCATCAAGGGCGACCCGACGCCGGCCAGCTCGCTCAATCCAGACATCCCGCAGGCGCTCGACGCAGTCATCGAACAAGGCGTGGCGAAAGAGAAGGGGCAGCGCTTCGCGTCGGTGTCCGCGCTGGCGGAGGCGGCGCTGCGCGCGTTCGGCCTGTCAGGGTCCGCCGAGGAGTGGGCAGGCAAGAGCGTCGCGGAGATCGAGGCCGCGGTGTCGTCCGCGACTCCACCGGCTGCGCCTGCGTTCGGGGCCATGCCCGGGATGGACGCCATCCCCTCCGCGATGAGCTCGCTACCGCCCGACCGTCCCAGCGCTACGGACGCGCTCCCCAGCTCACCGATGCTGAAGTGGGTCGCGGTCGGGGCCGCGGTGTTCGTGCTGCTCGGCCTCGCTGGCGGTCTCTGGGCGTTCCTGAGCTGA
- the rpiB gene encoding ribose 5-phosphate isomerase B, whose protein sequence is MSQKPTLVFGSDHAGLTLKVALKARAEELGYVVEDVGTHDGTSTDYPDWAHRVAGRVAKGEGLGVLVCGTGIGMSIAANRHPGVRAALCGDVFSARATRAHNDANILCLGERVVGVGLALLILEAFLETPFEGGRHQRRIDKMEPGAAEG, encoded by the coding sequence ATGAGCCAGAAGCCAACCCTCGTGTTCGGGAGTGACCACGCCGGCCTGACGCTCAAGGTCGCGCTCAAGGCGCGTGCCGAGGAGCTGGGCTACGTCGTCGAGGACGTCGGCACGCACGACGGCACCTCCACCGACTATCCCGACTGGGCCCATCGGGTGGCGGGGCGCGTGGCCAAGGGCGAGGGCCTCGGTGTGCTGGTGTGCGGAACGGGCATCGGCATGTCCATCGCAGCCAATCGTCACCCTGGCGTCCGGGCGGCGCTGTGCGGGGATGTGTTCAGCGCGAGAGCGACGCGCGCACACAACGACGCGAACATCCTCTGCCTCGGCGAGCGCGTGGTGGGAGTCGGGCTGGCGCTGCTGATCTTGGAGGCGTTCCTCGAGACTCCCTTTGAAGGCGGGCGACATCAGCGTCGCATCGACAAGATGGAGCCTGGGGCGGCCGAGGGGTGA
- a CDS encoding SDR family oxidoreductase, whose translation MSVSFASFEQIQVGDEVALRKAFVEADIEAFAALSGDHNPLHLDDTFATRARFPGRVVHGMLSAAQVSAMIGMRLPGPGALWTEQHFNFLGPVFVGDEVTFVLRVKQKSEGSRTLVVDLRAENQRGEAVLSGEGKVMVLEPSEPDQPGPREDEAPPVALVTGSSRGIGAAIARELARRGHPVVVNCRRNLERAELLAADIRAQGGAAIACQADVGDPAAVGRMCRAAESAFGRPILVLVNNAAGDVHAKPVEALAYEDLEAHLNTQLKGAFVCTQAVLGAMLERGAGCIVNVGSIVTTENPPTDWLAYTVAKSALLGLTRSLAVELGPKGVRVNMVSPGMTETDMVRDVSPRARKLLAMQVPLRRLGQPADVAHVVAMLCSEDAGFVHGANIPVSGGLAS comes from the coding sequence ATGAGCGTGTCATTCGCGAGCTTCGAGCAGATCCAGGTGGGCGACGAGGTCGCGCTGCGGAAGGCGTTCGTGGAGGCCGACATCGAGGCCTTCGCGGCGCTCTCCGGCGACCACAACCCGCTGCACCTCGACGACACGTTCGCCACGCGCGCGCGCTTCCCTGGGCGGGTGGTGCACGGGATGCTCTCCGCGGCGCAGGTCTCGGCCATGATCGGGATGCGGCTGCCGGGGCCCGGTGCGCTGTGGACCGAGCAGCACTTCAACTTCTTGGGCCCCGTGTTCGTGGGCGACGAAGTGACCTTCGTGCTGCGCGTGAAGCAGAAGTCGGAGGGCAGCCGCACGCTGGTGGTGGACCTGCGCGCCGAGAACCAGCGCGGCGAGGCGGTACTCAGCGGCGAGGGCAAGGTGATGGTGCTGGAGCCCAGCGAGCCAGACCAGCCCGGGCCGCGGGAGGACGAGGCTCCTCCCGTGGCGCTGGTGACTGGATCATCGCGCGGCATCGGGGCCGCCATCGCGCGTGAGCTGGCGCGCCGCGGGCACCCGGTGGTCGTCAACTGCCGCCGCAACCTCGAGCGGGCCGAGCTGCTGGCCGCCGACATCCGCGCGCAGGGTGGGGCGGCCATCGCATGTCAGGCGGACGTCGGAGACCCTGCCGCCGTGGGGCGCATGTGTCGGGCGGCTGAGAGCGCGTTCGGGCGGCCCATCCTGGTGCTGGTGAACAACGCGGCGGGCGACGTGCACGCGAAGCCCGTGGAAGCGCTCGCCTACGAAGACCTCGAGGCGCACCTGAACACGCAGCTGAAGGGCGCGTTCGTGTGCACGCAGGCGGTGCTCGGCGCGATGCTGGAGCGCGGCGCGGGCTGCATCGTCAACGTGGGCTCCATCGTGACCACCGAGAACCCTCCCACCGATTGGCTGGCCTACACAGTCGCCAAGAGCGCGCTGCTGGGCCTGACCCGCTCGCTCGCCGTGGAGCTGGGCCCCAAGGGCGTGCGCGTGAACATGGTCTCGCCGGGCATGACCGAGACCGACATGGTGCGTGACGTGTCGCCGCGCGCGCGCAAGCTGCTGGCCATGCAGGTGCCGCTGCGCCGCTTGGGGCAGCCGGCAGACGTCGCGCACGTCGTGGCCATGCTGTGCTCGGAGGACGCCGGCTTCGTGCACGGGGCCAACATCCCCGTGAGCGGGGGCCTCGCCTCATGA
- the fabF gene encoding beta-ketoacyl-ACP synthase II — protein MRRVVVTGVGAVSPCGVSAVSSWQAVLAGKSGIARIASFDPTDFGSQIAGECRDFDPLTVVEKKRLRESARFIHIALGASAEAVAQAGIDGFPEEVRDRIGTFIGVGFCGIEYFEETCRTLFEKGPRRITPYFIPATISNLAPGQVSMAYGFRGPSYTNTSACSSGAHAIGEAFKWIARGGIDAAVAGGTEAAVTPMGVGGFAAMRALSKRNEDPEAASRPFDKGRDGFVIGEGAGVMVLEELEFAKRRGANILCEIVGYGATADAYHLTQPAPEGEGGQRSMRMALQDAGLAPDQISYVNAHGTSTPTGDMLELGGVRKVFGAHATGGLLISSTKSMTGHLLGAAGGLEAVFSALAIRDNAVPPTLNLDDPEEGTEGLDLVPKVARQCPVDAVLSNSFGFGGTNASLVFRRYA, from the coding sequence ATGCGAAGGGTCGTGGTAACCGGCGTCGGCGCTGTGAGCCCGTGCGGCGTGAGCGCCGTGTCGAGCTGGCAGGCTGTCCTTGCAGGCAAGAGCGGCATCGCGCGCATCGCGAGCTTCGATCCCACCGACTTCGGGTCTCAGATCGCGGGAGAGTGCCGTGACTTCGACCCGCTGACCGTGGTGGAGAAGAAGCGTCTGCGCGAGAGCGCCCGCTTCATCCACATCGCGCTCGGTGCCTCTGCCGAGGCGGTGGCGCAAGCAGGGATCGACGGATTCCCTGAGGAGGTGCGCGACCGCATCGGCACGTTCATCGGGGTGGGGTTCTGCGGCATCGAGTATTTCGAGGAGACCTGCCGCACCCTGTTCGAGAAGGGGCCACGGCGCATCACGCCGTACTTCATCCCGGCCACGATCTCCAACCTTGCCCCTGGCCAAGTCAGCATGGCCTACGGCTTCCGCGGCCCGAGCTACACCAACACCAGCGCCTGTTCGTCTGGAGCGCACGCCATCGGTGAGGCCTTCAAGTGGATCGCGCGCGGCGGTATCGACGCGGCGGTCGCCGGGGGGACGGAGGCTGCGGTCACTCCGATGGGCGTGGGCGGCTTCGCCGCCATGCGCGCGCTCAGCAAGCGCAACGAGGACCCCGAGGCCGCCAGCCGCCCATTCGACAAAGGCCGCGACGGCTTCGTCATCGGCGAAGGGGCCGGCGTGATGGTGCTCGAGGAGCTCGAGTTCGCCAAGCGGCGCGGGGCCAACATTCTCTGCGAGATCGTTGGCTATGGCGCGACGGCGGACGCGTACCACCTGACGCAGCCCGCGCCCGAGGGCGAGGGTGGTCAGCGCTCGATGCGGATGGCCCTGCAGGACGCCGGGCTCGCACCCGATCAGATCAGCTACGTGAACGCGCACGGCACGAGCACCCCGACCGGGGACATGCTGGAGCTGGGTGGTGTCCGCAAGGTGTTCGGAGCGCACGCGACTGGTGGGCTGCTCATCTCCAGCACCAAGAGCATGACCGGGCACCTCCTGGGCGCCGCTGGCGGTCTCGAGGCCGTGTTCTCCGCGCTCGCGATCCGCGACAACGCCGTCCCCCCGACCCTCAACCTGGACGACCCCGAGGAGGGCACGGAGGGGCTGGACCTGGTGCCGAAGGTCGCCCGGCAGTGCCCCGTGGACGCCGTGCTCTCCAATTCGTTCGGCTTCGGCGGCACGAACGCGTCGCTCGTTTTCCGGAGGTACGCATGA
- a CDS encoding acyl carrier protein: MNAAIFARVQRIISDLFGVPVESVVPGSSQDTIEKWDSLQHLNLVLALEEEFDAQFTPEEMAELLTAELIVMLLEEKGHG; encoded by the coding sequence GTGAACGCCGCCATCTTCGCTCGTGTGCAACGCATCATCTCCGATCTCTTCGGCGTCCCCGTCGAGTCCGTCGTCCCTGGCTCCTCCCAGGACACCATCGAGAAGTGGGACTCGCTCCAGCATCTGAACCTGGTGCTGGCCCTCGAAGAGGAGTTCGACGCCCAGTTCACGCCCGAAGAGATGGCCGAGCTGCTCACGGCCGAGCTGATCGTCATGCTCCTCGAAGAGAAGGGCCACGGGTAG
- a CDS encoding DUF177 domain-containing protein, with protein MPSFIIPTDELSESGKAYTFAVESSWMDAVMEDAGFRGVPGETGEVRVTVHKIGDDVAVSGRVHGSLIATCVRCLEDMRVDADAKLSFSVSPRSSAKELPEELELTPEDLDREFYDGLDVVLDDIVRESLILEVPMNPLCSESCQGIEIPAHVRPPADFGVSDSQLETLQKLRQALGDASASEKQE; from the coding sequence ATGCCCAGCTTCATCATCCCCACCGACGAGCTCAGCGAGAGCGGGAAGGCGTACACCTTCGCGGTCGAGTCGTCGTGGATGGACGCGGTCATGGAGGACGCAGGTTTCCGCGGCGTGCCCGGTGAGACGGGTGAAGTCCGCGTGACGGTTCACAAAATCGGCGACGACGTGGCCGTCTCGGGCCGTGTCCACGGCAGCTTGATCGCCACCTGCGTGCGCTGCCTCGAGGACATGCGGGTGGACGCAGACGCCAAGCTCTCGTTCAGCGTCAGCCCGCGCTCGTCCGCGAAGGAGCTGCCCGAGGAGCTGGAGCTGACGCCCGAGGATCTGGACCGCGAGTTCTACGATGGCCTGGACGTGGTCCTGGACGACATCGTGCGCGAGAGCCTCATCCTCGAGGTGCCCATGAACCCCTTGTGCAGCGAGTCCTGCCAGGGCATCGAGATTCCGGCGCATGTGCGCCCCCCAGCCGACTTCGGGGTCTCCGACAGTCAGCTGGAAACCCTTCAGAAGCTCAGGCAGGCGCTAGGAGACGCGTCTGCATCAGAAAAACAGGAGTAA
- a CDS encoding ABC transporter substrate-binding protein yields the protein MTAFSPAPRSADVVIEAPLPLLRTPWVVALVAVALLGCPRHSGPDSTLPLVTTDNRAAEDEVRAAREAADDGRGAEAVERYESYLARYPDDALRPVALLGLGRLRLAEGQPTVALPLFEEVARHSDAAVAERGRFYVGVTRHFLGEHEAAIALLDPLRGRTVDPEETVLLLRTLAASALATHDLERAVVTLDALLAEPLSDEDRGEAAARLTEALAGSLGAEAAQRLYQTLPHDGVAWPILARTQMRAAFAAGDLPQVRSYARALTDAGETLEPDLASMAMRAERTGTADPRVIGALLPLSGRGQEAGQAALRGMALAAGAPPTGPLNASDFQIIHRDIGDDPAAAVAAVDELVTLHRVVAIVGPIGAEAAALAAERAQALGVPLITLSPVGELEARGRNVFRILPSPAEEVRALLRATLGGATRRVAVLHAAHGYGRAIRDAASAAVSGLGGELAGAVEYAPGTTAFGDAMRALAALHPDVVVVGDGASAVTLIAPSLAAVGLVSVGPGQAPPTNRRAVRLLLPSLAFDQGLARSSGRYLQGALAARPFDASGPLSPAAQQFHDAFTTRYGQAPSMLAAYAFDAISLVQSRVEAGTVTREALADALAGHRDLSTAGASQGFNAARGPNNATNLLRFDGSAWVAAR from the coding sequence ATGACCGCGTTCTCGCCCGCTCCCCGCTCCGCCGACGTCGTCATCGAGGCGCCGCTGCCCTTGCTGCGCACCCCGTGGGTGGTTGCCCTGGTGGCCGTGGCGCTGCTCGGCTGCCCACGCCACAGCGGCCCAGACAGCACCTTGCCGCTGGTGACGACGGACAACCGCGCGGCAGAAGACGAGGTTCGCGCCGCGCGCGAGGCCGCTGACGACGGACGCGGCGCCGAGGCGGTCGAGCGCTACGAGTCTTACCTCGCCCGCTACCCGGACGATGCCCTGCGTCCGGTGGCGCTGCTCGGACTCGGGCGTCTGCGCTTGGCGGAGGGCCAGCCGACGGTCGCGTTGCCCCTCTTCGAAGAGGTGGCCCGCCACTCGGACGCTGCCGTCGCGGAGCGTGGCCGCTTCTATGTCGGCGTGACTCGCCACTTCCTGGGCGAACACGAGGCCGCCATCGCGCTGCTCGACCCACTGCGCGGACGCACGGTCGACCCCGAAGAGACCGTCCTGCTGCTCCGCACGCTGGCGGCGTCGGCGCTCGCGACCCACGATCTGGAGCGCGCGGTCGTGACGCTCGACGCGCTCCTGGCGGAGCCCCTGTCAGACGAAGACCGGGGAGAGGCGGCGGCCCGCCTGACGGAGGCGCTCGCGGGGTCGCTCGGCGCCGAAGCCGCCCAACGCCTGTACCAGACCCTTCCCCATGACGGGGTCGCCTGGCCGATCCTCGCCCGCACCCAGATGCGCGCGGCGTTCGCCGCGGGCGACCTGCCGCAGGTCCGCAGCTATGCGCGCGCGCTCACGGACGCGGGCGAGACGCTCGAGCCCGATCTGGCCTCCATGGCCATGCGCGCGGAGCGCACCGGCACCGCCGATCCGCGGGTCATCGGCGCCCTGCTGCCTCTGAGCGGACGGGGGCAGGAGGCGGGTCAGGCCGCGCTCCGCGGCATGGCCCTCGCGGCGGGCGCTCCGCCCACGGGCCCGTTGAATGCGAGCGACTTCCAGATCATTCACAGGGACATCGGCGACGACCCCGCGGCCGCCGTGGCCGCTGTGGACGAGCTCGTCACGCTGCACCGCGTCGTGGCGATCGTCGGTCCGATCGGTGCCGAGGCCGCCGCCCTCGCGGCCGAGCGGGCGCAGGCCCTCGGCGTGCCGCTGATCACGCTCAGCCCGGTCGGCGAGCTCGAGGCACGCGGCCGCAACGTCTTCCGTATCCTCCCGTCGCCAGCCGAGGAGGTGCGCGCGCTGCTTCGGGCGACCCTGGGGGGTGCGACGCGCCGAGTCGCCGTGTTGCACGCCGCCCACGGCTACGGTCGGGCCATCCGCGACGCAGCGAGCGCGGCCGTGAGCGGGCTTGGCGGTGAGCTCGCGGGCGCGGTCGAGTACGCGCCCGGGACCACCGCGTTCGGCGACGCCATGCGCGCGCTCGCCGCCCTGCACCCGGACGTCGTCGTGGTGGGCGATGGAGCCAGCGCCGTGACCCTGATCGCGCCGTCGCTCGCTGCGGTGGGCCTCGTGAGCGTGGGTCCAGGCCAAGCGCCCCCGACCAACCGCCGCGCCGTGCGCTTGCTGCTGCCCAGCTTGGCGTTCGACCAGGGGCTTGCCCGCAGCAGCGGTCGCTACCTCCAAGGGGCCCTCGCCGCCCGCCCGTTCGACGCGAGCGGGCCCCTTTCGCCAGCCGCACAGCAGTTCCACGACGCGTTCACGACACGCTACGGACAGGCGCCCAGCATGCTCGCGGCCTACGCGTTCGACGCCATCTCCCTCGTCCAGTCCCGCGTCGAGGCCGGCACCGTCACGCGTGAGGCGCTCGCCGACGCGCTTGCTGGTCATCGCGACCTCTCGACCGCTGGGGCCTCCCAGGGCTTCAACGCAGCGCGCGGTCCCAACAACGCGACGAACCTCTTGCGCTTTGACGGGAGCGCGTGGGTGGCCGCGCGCTGA
- a CDS encoding acyl carrier protein: MDIAEKVKEIISQQLDVDQASIEESANFIDDLGADSLAIVELALAFEEQFEIEIPDEHTEQIRTVADAIAYIKEHAGR, encoded by the coding sequence ATGGATATCGCCGAGAAGGTCAAAGAGATTATTTCGCAGCAGCTCGACGTGGACCAGGCGTCCATCGAAGAGAGCGCCAACTTCATCGACGACCTCGGGGCCGACTCGCTCGCCATCGTGGAGCTCGCCCTGGCGTTCGAGGAGCAGTTCGAGATCGAGATCCCGGACGAGCACACCGAGCAGATCCGCACCGTGGCGGACGCCATCGCGTACATCAAAGAGCACGCGGGTCGCTGA
- the rpmF gene encoding 50S ribosomal protein L32, which yields MAVPKRRTSRMKRKQRRAHHDKVAAPNLTPCPTCGDMMVPHRICPSCGHYKGRQFFQGKEELG from the coding sequence GTGGCCGTTCCGAAGCGACGCACCAGCCGCATGAAGCGCAAGCAGCGCCGTGCCCACCATGACAAGGTGGCCGCCCCCAACCTGACGCCTTGCCCCACCTGTGGGGACATGATGGTCCCGCACCGTATCTGCCCGTCCTGCGGGCACTACAAGGGCCGTCAGTTCTTCCAGGGCAAGGAAGAGCTCGGCTGA
- the fabG gene encoding 3-oxoacyl-[acyl-carrier-protein] reductase yields MFELTDKVAIVTGGSRGIGRSVCVALAQAGAYVVVNYRSGDAAAEETLALMRAAGGDGEALGFDVADPDACENALKDVVARKGRLDILVNNAGVAIDQLLARVKPEDLAATWAINLNGTLYCSKAALRTMMRAKAGRIINLSSVVAESGNPGQAVYSASKAGIIGLTKTLAREYAKRNITVNAVAPGFIETDMTSSLPDAAREGILTQTPLGRIGKPEEVAAAVLFLASDEAAYITGQVLRVNGGMYV; encoded by the coding sequence ATGTTCGAGCTGACCGATAAGGTCGCCATCGTCACAGGTGGGTCCCGGGGGATTGGGCGCTCGGTCTGCGTGGCTCTCGCGCAGGCCGGCGCCTACGTGGTCGTCAACTACCGCAGCGGCGACGCAGCCGCGGAGGAGACGCTCGCGTTGATGCGCGCCGCCGGGGGTGATGGCGAGGCGCTGGGGTTCGACGTGGCCGATCCGGACGCGTGTGAGAACGCGCTGAAGGACGTGGTCGCGCGCAAGGGGCGTCTGGACATCCTGGTGAACAACGCGGGCGTGGCCATCGACCAGCTGCTCGCGCGGGTCAAGCCCGAGGACCTGGCGGCCACCTGGGCCATCAACCTCAACGGCACGCTCTACTGCTCCAAGGCCGCGCTGCGCACCATGATGCGCGCCAAGGCCGGCCGCATCATCAACCTGTCCAGTGTGGTGGCGGAGTCGGGTAATCCGGGGCAGGCGGTCTATTCGGCTTCCAAGGCGGGCATCATTGGTCTTACCAAGACGCTCGCGCGCGAATATGCCAAGCGCAACATCACGGTCAACGCGGTGGCGCCGGGGTTCATCGAGACCGACATGACGTCTTCGCTCCCCGACGCAGCGCGCGAGGGAATCCTCACGCAGACCCCGCTCGGGCGCATCGGAAAGCCAGAGGAGGTCGCCGCGGCGGTGCTCTTCCTGGCGAGCGACGAGGCCGCGTACATCACCGGTCAAGTGTTACGTGTGAATGGCGGAATGTACGTTTGA